In Mixophyes fleayi isolate aMixFle1 chromosome 4, aMixFle1.hap1, whole genome shotgun sequence, the following proteins share a genomic window:
- the LOC142150624 gene encoding uncharacterized protein LOC142150624: MRHFIEKELFPCTECNKCFTFKSQLTVHHRIHTGEKPFQCSECSRCFTQMSGLIQHQRSHTGEKPFKCSECIKCFTSKTSLERHQMIHTGEKPFQCSECSNCFMHKLDLLRHHRIHTGEKPFKCSECSKCFAQRSYLVQHQRIHTGEKPFQCSECSKCFTQMSGLVQHQRSHTGEKPYKCSECSKCFAQTSYLVQHQRIHTGEKSFKCSECSKCFTNHSNLVQHQRIHTRDKPFK; encoded by the exons ATGAGGCATTTCATAGAAAAGGAACTATTTCCATGtactgaatgtaacaaatgttttacatttaaatcaCAACTGACTGTACATcataggattcacacaggagagaaaccatttcaatgctctgaatgtagcaggTGTTTTACCCAGATGTCTGGTCTCATTCAACATCAGAgatctcacacaggagagaaaccatttaaatgctctgaatgcatcAAATGTTTTACCAGCAAAACAAGTCTTGAaagacatcagatgattcacacaggagagaaaccatttcaaTGCTCGGAATGTAGCAACTGTTTTATGCACAAGTTGGATCTTTTAAGAC ATCACAgaattcacactggagagaaaccatttaaatgctctgaatgtagcaagtgttttgccCAAAGGTCATATCTTGTTCaacaccagaggattcacactggagagaaaccatttcaatgctctgaatgtagcaagtgttttacccagatGTCTGGTCTCGTTCAACATCAGAgatctcacacaggagagaaaccatataaatgctctgaatgcagcaagtgttttgcCCAAACGTCATATCTTGTTCaacaccagaggattcacacaggggagaaatcatttaaatgctctgaatgcagcaagtgttttactAACCATTCAAATCTTGTTCaacaccagaggattcacaccaGAGATAAACCATTTAAATAA